The following proteins are co-located in the Sulfurovum sp. TSL6 genome:
- a CDS encoding universal stress protein, with translation MKELKRVLVGLDVTEKSNNVLKRALSIANEHKADLFIVHAVRTPWVGVPSYFGGQDIDIDKEGITQNIEKKIKTLNREFKVNCFVFVKEGNAEDIILYESKLNQTDMIVIGAHSKAKGKKGFLGTTAQKVAHLSHLPVLIVKNSAKTPYNNIIAPTDFGMQSKQSILFAKDIFPSAKINVVNAFDTIYMEGPYAVVGRDLSQYNEVAKSCAKSDLKKFMEDVSVKKGKVIDGELYTKETLVNYIKEGSYDLVVVGSRGTVGLNALLGSVANYILRETSKDILIYVP, from the coding sequence ATGAAAGAATTAAAAAGAGTACTGGTAGGGTTAGATGTTACTGAGAAATCAAATAATGTTTTAAAAAGAGCTTTAAGTATAGCCAATGAACACAAAGCTGATCTGTTTATTGTTCATGCTGTACGTACACCTTGGGTTGGAGTACCAAGTTATTTTGGTGGTCAAGATATTGATATAGATAAAGAGGGTATCACTCAAAATATAGAAAAAAAGATCAAGACATTGAACCGAGAGTTTAAAGTCAACTGCTTTGTCTTTGTAAAAGAAGGTAATGCAGAAGATATCATACTCTATGAATCAAAATTAAATCAAACTGATATGATCGTCATAGGTGCGCATAGTAAGGCAAAAGGGAAAAAAGGTTTCTTAGGTACGACAGCACAAAAAGTAGCACATCTAAGTCATTTGCCTGTGTTGATCGTTAAAAACAGTGCAAAAACCCCCTATAATAACATCATAGCACCAACAGACTTCGGAATGCAATCAAAGCAAAGTATTTTATTTGCAAAAGATATCTTTCCAAGTGCAAAAATAAATGTAGTCAATGCTTTTGATACCATCTATATGGAAGGACCTTATGCTGTAGTAGGTCGTGATCTATCACAATATAATGAAGTCGCAAAATCTTGTGCCAAAAGTGATTTAAAAAAATTTATGGAAGATGTATCTGTCAAAAAGGGTAAAGTGATCGATGGTGAACTCTATACGAAAGAGACACTGGTCAATTATATCAAGGAGGGGTCGTATGACCTTGTAGTCGTCGGATCTCGCGGTACAGTAGGATTGAATGCTTTATTGGGAAGTGTGGCAAATTATATTTTAAGAGAAACTTCAAAAGATATCTTGATATATGTACCGTAG
- a CDS encoding Lon protease family protein, whose protein sequence is MMKPLSTEKLYNHCDLALFDFKTTDELEELDEIIGQRRALKAISFGIGIKKEGYNLYAMGKLGSGKHTVVEKFIQSKAKDEKKPGDWCYVNNFEDPRKPIYLKLEASMGVQLRKDMLELIEELQTVIPSIFESEEYRIQKQAIIDKLTEAKEKSLLELKERAKKNDIYINYTPAGYTLSPMSDDGKVLGKEEYQALSTQDKEHIQEKILTFRNELENIVQDIVIESKIQQKEIRELERKMTKKAVDASIDELKGKYQDYEKVVAYLENVEEDIIDNSQDFLISAQNNLATMGMNYAKQSGIFNRYNVNVIVAHKDVEGAPIVYENNPTYTNLFGEIEHMAQMGALVTDFNLIKAGALHKANGGYLILDASKVLMQPFVWEGLKRMLKSSEIRIEPLARSLSLISTLSLEPETIELDIKIVLIGDRLLYYLLYNYDPEFRELFKINADFENETDRNDDNIQLYARMIGMIARDNGLLPLDKQAVGKVIEYSSRMAEDSQKLTTHLAGLSDLIHEADFIASQEHMDHISKVQIDQAIMEKIERSDRIKDKMYEAIQRGTILIKTEGSAIGQINGVAVLDLGNFSFGNPSKITALTRLGKGGVINIEREAKLSGPTHDKGMMILSSYLAATYAKDFPLSITATLVFEQSYGRIDGDSASCAELFALLSSLSDVALDQSIAVTGSVNQNGQVQAVGGINEKIEGIYDICSLVNGQKTHGIIIPASNVKHLMLKEEVLEAVKNDTFKIYAIESVNEGLEILTGKVSGTKDANGHFPKESINYLVEEKLKLFANKSKQKKI, encoded by the coding sequence ATGATGAAACCACTTAGTACTGAAAAACTTTATAACCATTGTGATTTAGCGTTGTTTGATTTTAAAACAACAGATGAGCTTGAAGAACTTGATGAGATCATAGGGCAGCGCAGAGCACTTAAAGCCATCAGTTTTGGTATAGGTATCAAAAAAGAGGGATACAATCTTTATGCGATGGGAAAACTTGGCAGCGGAAAACATACAGTGGTAGAAAAGTTTATCCAGAGTAAGGCAAAAGATGAAAAGAAACCAGGTGACTGGTGTTATGTCAATAATTTCGAAGACCCTAGAAAACCGATCTATCTTAAGCTTGAAGCTTCTATGGGCGTACAGCTTAGAAAGGATATGCTAGAGCTTATAGAAGAATTACAAACTGTCATTCCCTCTATATTTGAAAGTGAAGAGTATCGTATACAAAAACAGGCAATTATAGATAAACTGACCGAGGCTAAAGAGAAATCTCTCCTAGAATTGAAAGAGAGAGCCAAAAAGAATGATATTTATATCAACTACACTCCAGCAGGCTATACACTTTCACCTATGAGCGATGATGGAAAAGTACTTGGGAAAGAAGAATATCAAGCACTCAGTACGCAAGATAAAGAGCATATACAGGAGAAAATACTTACATTTAGGAATGAACTGGAAAATATCGTTCAAGATATTGTGATAGAGAGTAAAATACAGCAAAAAGAGATTCGAGAACTTGAAAGAAAAATGACAAAAAAAGCTGTAGATGCAAGTATTGATGAATTAAAGGGCAAGTATCAAGATTATGAAAAAGTCGTAGCCTATTTAGAGAATGTTGAAGAAGACATTATAGATAATTCACAAGATTTTTTAATTTCTGCTCAAAACAATCTTGCAACTATGGGAATGAACTATGCCAAACAAAGTGGTATTTTTAACAGATACAATGTCAATGTCATCGTAGCACATAAGGATGTAGAGGGTGCACCCATCGTTTATGAGAATAATCCAACCTACACAAATTTATTTGGTGAAATCGAGCACATGGCACAAATGGGCGCACTTGTAACCGATTTCAATCTGATCAAAGCTGGAGCATTGCATAAAGCGAATGGAGGATATCTGATATTAGATGCTTCAAAGGTATTAATGCAGCCATTTGTTTGGGAAGGACTTAAAAGGATGCTGAAATCTTCCGAGATCCGTATAGAGCCGCTTGCTCGTTCATTGAGTTTGATAAGTACGCTTTCTTTGGAGCCTGAGACCATTGAACTGGATATAAAGATCGTACTTATAGGCGATAGATTACTCTATTATCTCCTATATAATTATGATCCTGAATTTAGGGAACTCTTTAAGATCAATGCTGATTTTGAAAATGAGACAGACAGGAATGATGATAATATTCAGCTTTATGCCAGAATGATAGGTATGATAGCAAGAGATAATGGCCTTTTACCATTGGATAAACAGGCAGTTGGCAAGGTGATCGAATACAGTTCTCGTATGGCTGAGGACAGCCAAAAACTCACCACACATTTAGCAGGTTTAAGTGATCTGATACATGAGGCTGACTTTATCGCTTCTCAAGAACATATGGATCATATTTCAAAAGTACAGATAGATCAAGCCATTATGGAGAAGATAGAAAGATCAGACAGGATCAAAGATAAGATGTATGAAGCGATCCAGAGAGGAACCATACTGATAAAGACAGAAGGATCTGCTATAGGTCAGATCAATGGTGTTGCTGTACTTGATCTTGGAAACTTCTCTTTCGGTAATCCTTCAAAGATCACAGCACTCACTCGACTGGGTAAAGGCGGTGTGATAAATATAGAAAGAGAAGCAAAGCTCAGCGGTCCGACCCATGATAAGGGGATGATGATCCTTTCATCTTATTTGGCGGCTACCTATGCAAAAGATTTCCCTTTAAGCATAACCGCAACACTGGTTTTTGAACAATCCTACGGAAGAATTGATGGTGATAGTGCTTCATGTGCAGAGCTCTTTGCGTTACTCTCTTCATTAAGCGATGTAGCGCTCGATCAGTCCATTGCAGTGACCGGCTCAGTCAATCAAAATGGTCAGGTTCAGGCAGTAGGGGGGATCAATGAAAAAATAGAAGGTATTTATGATATCTGTAGTTTAGTCAATGGTCAAAAAACGCATGGTATTATCATTCCTGCATCCAATGTCAAGCATTTGATGTTGAAAGAAGAAGTGTTGGAAGCAGTAAAAAATGATACCTTTAAGATCTATGCTATTGAGAGTGTGAATGAGGGCTTGGAGATACTCACAGGTAAAGTAAGCGGTACAAAAGATGCAAACGGTCATTTCCCAAAAGAGAGTATCAATTACCTTGTAGAAGAGAAGTTGAAGCTTTTTGCCAATAAGAGCAAACAAAAAAAGATATGA
- a CDS encoding HAD-IC family P-type ATPase yields the protein MNINFHTKTIEQTFSILESTHSGLTGDTVLERQEKYGLNILPSKPDMSLLGHFLQQFKSPIIYVLLIATFMALIIQEYTDAGFILLVLLLNAVIGTYQEYSASQKAKHLQNLIKTSVMVLRDGEIQEVDSRQIVTGDILIFEPGTKVGADVRMVETNNLMVDESLLTGESIDVNKDALFVSANEDLLIPERKNMLFAGTYISSGRGMGVVTAIGQDTEAGKIAQLLSKKSKAKIPLVEKMEKLSFTISIAIAIMVVVLFTVGLLKGMEFYALFLFSVALAVSTIPEGLPVAITVALTSASLSMSKKNVIIRKLAAIEGLGACTLIASDKTGTLTQNRLSVEYFISQSQVYDTNTLHEAHDKVYLASILCNEIRYDFSQEGKVDFLGDQVDIALAQFAANADESYITSARSYRKIDEIPYEPINRFSAVMMELDDTIFQFSKGSPETVLEHCNITQEEKKDILSEVDAWALKGYRTIALAYKESSDESSINLKNFTYLGFVAIIDPVREESPEAIKKAQEAGIKVVMVTGDHPNTALSIAQELGIAASHEEVMSEKELRTWEDNGSKAEDLKDKSVFSRVTPAQKMKIVIAYQSLGHYVAVTGDGVNDAPALRHANIGVAMGESGTDIAKASSDLILTDDNFASIVNGIEEGRRAHDNIRKVIYLLISTGFSELVLVMLSFITGMPLPLLPVQLLWLNLVTNGIEDVILGLEKAEPGLLQRKPRSPKEPIFNRLMLRRIFVGGLYIGITSFVLFYFLLQGGESVESARNIILLLMVLFENVHVFNARTEINFLHKIGYRSSMFLILWVIFTQLLHIACMHIPFMQNVLSTQPVSFDLWLELAIIAIGLVIVMEADKWLMLKKRYA from the coding sequence TTGAACATCAATTTTCATACTAAAACGATTGAACAGACATTTTCAATTTTAGAATCCACTCATTCTGGCTTGACAGGGGATACAGTCCTTGAGCGTCAGGAAAAATATGGTCTAAATATTTTACCTTCAAAGCCTGACATGTCACTCTTAGGACATTTTCTCCAACAATTTAAGAGTCCGATCATCTATGTTTTGCTTATAGCAACATTCATGGCACTCATTATCCAAGAGTATACAGATGCAGGTTTTATACTACTTGTTTTACTTCTTAATGCAGTTATTGGAACCTATCAAGAGTATTCTGCATCGCAAAAAGCAAAACATCTGCAAAATCTTATCAAAACCAGTGTCATGGTGCTAAGAGATGGTGAGATACAGGAAGTGGATAGCCGACAAATTGTTACAGGGGATATACTGATCTTTGAACCTGGTACCAAAGTGGGTGCTGATGTCAGAATGGTTGAGACTAACAACCTCATGGTAGATGAATCATTACTTACAGGAGAATCCATTGATGTGAATAAAGATGCACTCTTTGTCAGCGCTAATGAAGATCTTCTCATTCCAGAGCGAAAAAATATGCTCTTTGCAGGTACCTATATTTCCAGTGGTAGAGGGATGGGTGTTGTGACAGCTATAGGTCAAGATACCGAAGCCGGTAAGATAGCGCAGTTGCTTAGTAAAAAAAGTAAAGCCAAAATACCTTTGGTTGAAAAAATGGAAAAGCTCTCTTTTACTATTTCTATTGCCATAGCTATTATGGTAGTAGTACTTTTTACAGTAGGTTTACTCAAAGGGATGGAGTTTTATGCACTCTTTCTTTTTTCCGTTGCCCTTGCGGTTTCTACCATACCTGAAGGTCTGCCTGTAGCCATTACTGTGGCTTTGACATCCGCTTCTTTATCCATGTCTAAAAAAAATGTCATTATACGTAAATTAGCTGCCATAGAGGGACTGGGTGCCTGTACACTGATAGCCAGTGATAAAACAGGAACACTCACACAAAACAGGCTCAGTGTGGAGTACTTCATCTCACAAAGTCAAGTCTATGACACCAATACATTACATGAAGCCCATGATAAAGTCTATCTCGCTTCTATTCTCTGTAATGAAATACGTTATGATTTTTCTCAAGAAGGCAAGGTTGATTTTTTGGGTGATCAGGTAGATATCGCCTTGGCACAGTTTGCTGCAAATGCAGATGAATCTTACATAACAAGTGCAAGATCATACAGAAAAATAGATGAGATACCTTATGAACCTATCAACCGTTTTTCTGCAGTGATGATGGAACTTGATGATACGATTTTTCAATTTAGCAAAGGTTCGCCTGAAACAGTACTTGAACACTGTAATATCACACAAGAAGAGAAAAAAGATATCTTATCAGAGGTAGATGCATGGGCCCTTAAAGGATACAGAACGATTGCACTTGCATATAAAGAGTCATCAGATGAATCTTCTATTAACCTGAAAAATTTTACCTATCTTGGCTTTGTTGCCATTATTGATCCTGTGAGAGAAGAGAGTCCCGAAGCTATTAAAAAAGCTCAAGAAGCGGGTATCAAAGTAGTCATGGTCACAGGAGATCATCCCAATACAGCACTAAGCATTGCACAAGAGCTTGGCATTGCCGCTTCTCATGAAGAAGTTATGAGCGAAAAAGAGTTACGAACATGGGAAGACAATGGCTCCAAAGCAGAAGATCTAAAAGATAAAAGCGTTTTTTCCCGTGTTACACCCGCACAAAAAATGAAGATCGTTATAGCGTATCAATCCCTTGGACACTATGTTGCAGTCACAGGAGACGGTGTCAATGATGCCCCTGCCCTTAGACATGCCAACATTGGTGTTGCAATGGGTGAAAGTGGTACAGATATTGCCAAAGCGTCCAGTGATCTTATTTTAACGGATGATAACTTTGCTTCTATCGTTAATGGAATCGAAGAAGGAAGACGAGCACATGATAACATCCGGAAAGTGATCTATCTGCTGATATCAACGGGGTTTTCAGAATTGGTCCTGGTGATGCTTTCTTTTATTACAGGAATGCCTTTACCTCTGCTTCCTGTACAACTTTTATGGCTCAATCTTGTGACCAATGGAATAGAAGATGTGATACTTGGATTGGAAAAAGCTGAACCAGGACTCTTGCAAAGAAAACCTAGGTCACCTAAAGAACCTATCTTTAACCGGCTCATGCTTAGACGTATCTTTGTTGGTGGTCTCTATATAGGTATCACCTCTTTTGTACTTTTTTATTTTTTACTACAAGGTGGAGAGAGTGTAGAGAGTGCAAGGAACATTATTTTGCTTCTTATGGTTCTATTTGAAAATGTACATGTCTTTAATGCCAGAACCGAGATTAATTTTCTACATAAAATTGGCTATAGAAGTAGTATGTTTTTGATTTTATGGGTTATCTTTACACAGCTTTTACATATAGCCTGTATGCACATACCGTTTATGCAAAACGTACTCTCTACACAACCTGTCTCGTTTGATCTATGGCTGGAACTTGCAATCATTGCTATAGGATTGGTTATTGTAATGGAAGCTGATAAGTGGTTGATGTTAAAAAAGAGATATGCATAA
- the ald gene encoding alanine dehydrogenase produces MKIGIPKEMKSKEYRVGMIPSGVRLLVESGHDVYIQKNAGEKSGFPNSEYKQAGAVILEDSKEIFENCEMIVKVKEPLPEEYDLLKSGQILFTFLHLAPNKKLTEILLEKKVTAIGYETVEDNGRLPLLSPMSQIAGRVAPMVASYFLSMHNKGMGTLIGGSTGILPSKVLVIGSGTVAKNATKIASGMGADVIVMGRNPHSMKSIEESMSANVSTLYSNAYNMEKVLPLVDIVICAVYVTGEKTPQLITKKMLSYCKKGAVLVDVAIDQGGCIETSRPTTHDDPVFEVDGVLHYCVANIPGDYPLTATQALSNATIPYIKKMADMGWKNACLKDEAIYSGVNVAGGFVTDEAVANAHKMDYHMLKDILYHCTEFGDTL; encoded by the coding sequence ATGAAAATTGGTATTCCAAAAGAGATGAAGAGTAAGGAATATAGAGTAGGGATGATCCCCTCTGGTGTAAGGTTACTTGTAGAAAGTGGACATGATGTCTATATACAAAAGAATGCTGGAGAGAAAAGCGGATTTCCTAATAGCGAGTATAAACAAGCCGGTGCTGTGATCCTTGAAGATTCCAAAGAGATATTTGAGAACTGTGAAATGATCGTTAAAGTGAAAGAGCCCCTGCCAGAGGAGTATGATCTTTTAAAATCTGGACAAATACTCTTTACCTTTCTACATCTTGCTCCCAATAAAAAGTTAACAGAGATACTGCTTGAAAAAAAAGTGACAGCCATAGGCTATGAAACAGTTGAAGATAATGGAAGATTGCCTCTACTTTCACCCATGAGTCAAATAGCGGGCAGAGTCGCTCCCATGGTTGCAAGTTATTTTCTTTCAATGCATAATAAGGGAATGGGTACATTGATAGGCGGTTCAACCGGTATACTTCCTTCCAAAGTTTTGGTCATCGGTAGTGGGACTGTAGCAAAAAATGCAACCAAAATTGCATCAGGAATGGGTGCGGATGTTATAGTGATGGGAAGAAATCCACATAGTATGAAATCGATTGAAGAGTCTATGAGTGCAAATGTCTCAACCCTTTACTCCAATGCTTATAATATGGAAAAGGTCTTGCCTTTAGTAGACATTGTTATTTGTGCTGTTTATGTCACTGGTGAAAAAACACCGCAACTCATTACTAAAAAAATGCTTTCTTACTGTAAAAAAGGAGCAGTGTTGGTTGATGTTGCTATTGATCAGGGAGGATGTATAGAGACTTCCAGACCTACAACCCATGATGACCCTGTTTTTGAAGTTGATGGTGTGCTCCACTATTGTGTAGCCAATATACCTGGGGATTATCCTCTAACTGCCACTCAAGCATTGTCAAATGCAACGATACCCTATATAAAGAAGATGGCAGATATGGGGTGGAAGAATGCATGTTTAAAAGATGAAGCCATATACAGCGGTGTTAATGTTGCAGGTGGATTTGTGACTGACGAGGCTGTAGCTAATGCACACAAAATGGACTACCATATGTTAAAAGATATCCTGTACCATTGTACAGAATTTGGAGATACACTATGA
- a CDS encoding DUF503 family protein produces the protein MIICSCILHLELPYVQSLKGRRSVTNSMKEKLKAFNLSVMDISGEYAKEADIAFVFLSPNSLKSTQYREKIEQMLERNFSEYHFELEYEEI, from the coding sequence ATGATCATCTGTAGCTGTATCCTTCATCTGGAACTACCATATGTCCAATCACTCAAAGGACGAAGAAGTGTCACCAACAGTATGAAAGAAAAGCTTAAGGCATTTAATCTGTCAGTGATGGATATAAGTGGTGAGTATGCTAAAGAGGCTGATATTGCTTTTGTTTTTCTCTCTCCAAACTCTCTTAAATCTACACAATATCGTGAAAAGATCGAACAAATGCTTGAGAGGAATTTTTCAGAATATCACTTTGAACTGGAGTATGAAGAGATTTGA
- a CDS encoding cation-transporting P-type ATPase, with translation MTIPEYPHFETIESLAQKMEISKEGLSTDDAKKNLSIYGLNEIKEKKHNLFILFLLQFKSPLVYVLVIAVMLSLFLGNIHEGVLILIILLLNALIGFWQELKALSSIKALKKLTESKTKVKRDNKVVEISSSELVPGDVIILSEGDIVPADIRLFDTNGCVIDESILTGESIPVEKDAKLTLPKETLPYEMDNMALSGTTVTKGNAEGFVVFTGQKTYLASISTKAEEESRETPLSKALEVFIKKHMVVVFIMIFIIAMLSFFEGREIVEVTYLVIALLVASVPEGLPIVITLVLTIGAMALSVRKVYIRHLPSVETLGSTTVIASDKTGTITQGNLKVEEVFSLHDTFSQTVSALANESIEGKGDPVDTALALWVGNAYEDIREKYPRVNLYPFDSKHRLMASSNMIEKEHKVFVKGAFESLKQFATNQDDFSILEKEHDRLASNGLRVIALGMGEHTTDDIEKWQIEIVGLVGFIDPPKEGVLEAVHIAQKAGVKVMMITGDNALTAAAIAKSVNIYKEGDLVVTGKELNDMDNETLERILPKVTVWARVLPEHKYRIVKALQKQGEIVAVTGDGVNDVPALRAADLGIAMGEGTDAAKSTANMVLADNNLSVIVEAIKQGRSIANNIRKTIYFLLSTSLDEVILITGAILMALPLPLYPIQILWINLVANSALDKTFPFLKDEEDVMNRAPSKLHEQFLDKVQLLRVLYVVFVISLGALFLYIWMLEHYTKEYAVSTIFTAFIMATWMNGLQSLKEHEPFLKNIKKSLQINPYIFYGISIGIILQLCAIYLLSEVFHTLPLNSDSLMIIGIMALWVFTMIEIRKWGEYFWKSR, from the coding sequence ATGACTATTCCAGAGTATCCCCATTTTGAAACGATTGAGTCCTTAGCCCAAAAAATGGAAATTTCCAAAGAAGGTTTAAGCACAGATGACGCAAAAAAAAATCTTTCCATTTATGGTTTGAATGAGATAAAAGAAAAAAAACATAATCTTTTTATACTCTTTCTTTTACAGTTCAAAAGTCCTTTGGTCTATGTACTGGTAATAGCAGTAATGCTTTCTCTTTTTTTAGGAAATATACATGAAGGTGTGCTGATACTGATTATACTTTTGCTTAATGCACTTATAGGGTTTTGGCAGGAGCTTAAAGCGCTTAGTTCCATTAAAGCACTAAAAAAACTTACAGAAAGCAAAACAAAGGTCAAACGTGATAATAAGGTAGTTGAGATCTCTTCCTCTGAACTTGTTCCCGGAGATGTGATTATCCTGTCAGAAGGAGATATAGTACCTGCGGATATACGTCTGTTTGATACCAATGGATGTGTCATCGATGAATCGATCCTTACAGGAGAGTCTATACCTGTGGAAAAAGATGCAAAACTCACTTTGCCCAAAGAGACGCTTCCCTATGAAATGGATAATATGGCACTCTCAGGCACTACAGTAACCAAAGGAAATGCAGAAGGTTTTGTCGTATTTACCGGACAAAAAACGTACTTGGCATCTATTTCTACTAAAGCTGAAGAGGAGTCCCGTGAGACACCATTGAGCAAAGCATTGGAAGTTTTTATTAAAAAACATATGGTTGTTGTATTTATCATGATCTTTATCATTGCTATGCTCTCCTTTTTTGAAGGTAGAGAGATCGTTGAAGTCACTTATCTGGTCATCGCTTTGCTGGTTGCTTCTGTACCAGAAGGTTTGCCTATTGTCATCACGTTGGTCCTTACTATAGGGGCTATGGCACTGAGTGTGAGAAAAGTCTACATACGTCATTTACCCTCGGTTGAAACTTTAGGCAGTACTACAGTTATCGCTTCAGATAAAACTGGGACCATCACGCAGGGTAATCTTAAAGTAGAAGAAGTCTTTTCACTCCATGATACTTTTTCTCAAACCGTTTCAGCACTTGCGAATGAATCTATAGAAGGCAAGGGTGATCCTGTTGATACAGCCCTTGCACTCTGGGTCGGTAATGCGTATGAAGATATACGTGAGAAATACCCGCGAGTCAACCTCTATCCTTTCGATTCCAAGCATAGATTGATGGCAAGTTCAAATATGATCGAGAAAGAGCATAAAGTTTTTGTCAAAGGTGCCTTTGAATCTCTCAAGCAGTTTGCTACGAATCAGGATGATTTTAGCATACTTGAAAAAGAGCATGATAGACTGGCTTCGAACGGTTTAAGGGTGATAGCCTTAGGTATGGGAGAACATACGACGGATGATATAGAAAAATGGCAAATTGAAATCGTTGGACTGGTAGGGTTTATAGATCCTCCTAAAGAAGGTGTTCTAGAGGCAGTACATATAGCACAAAAAGCAGGAGTCAAAGTTATGATGATCACAGGGGATAATGCACTAACTGCCGCTGCTATTGCTAAATCTGTCAATATTTACAAAGAGGGAGATTTAGTTGTTACGGGTAAAGAACTCAACGACATGGATAATGAAACACTTGAAAGAATCTTGCCAAAGGTCACTGTGTGGGCAAGAGTACTTCCTGAGCACAAGTACCGCATCGTCAAGGCACTTCAAAAACAAGGAGAGATCGTTGCAGTCACAGGAGACGGTGTCAATGATGTACCTGCACTCAGGGCTGCTGATTTAGGAATAGCTATGGGAGAGGGAACAGACGCGGCAAAATCTACTGCAAATATGGTACTTGCAGATAATAATCTTTCTGTTATTGTTGAAGCGATAAAACAGGGACGTTCTATTGCCAATAATATCCGAAAAACGATCTATTTTCTACTCTCTACATCTTTGGATGAAGTGATTCTCATTACAGGTGCTATTTTGATGGCGTTACCGTTACCACTTTATCCTATACAAATTTTATGGATCAATCTCGTTGCCAATAGTGCTTTGGATAAAACATTTCCTTTTTTAAAAGATGAAGAGGATGTGATGAATAGGGCCCCAAGCAAACTACATGAACAATTTTTAGATAAAGTACAGCTTTTACGTGTACTTTATGTTGTTTTTGTCATCAGTCTGGGTGCACTCTTTTTATATATTTGGATGCTGGAGCACTACACAAAAGAGTATGCAGTCTCCACAATTTTCACAGCTTTCATTATGGCCACATGGATGAATGGTCTGCAGTCACTCAAGGAGCATGAACCTTTTTTGAAAAATATTAAAAAATCACTACAGATCAACCCGTATATTTTTTACGGTATAAGTATAGGAATCATCCTACAGCTATGTGCTATTTATCTGCTTTCAGAAGTATTTCACACACTGCCACTAAATTCTGATTCATTAATGATAATAGGGATAATGGCACTATGGGTATTTACTATGATCGAAATACGTAAGTGGGGTGAGTATTTCTGGAAAAGTAGGTAA
- a CDS encoding S9 family peptidase, with translation MKVSLFAIAKVILLGLLSIFLILFLVFGSWVLWERNRDALAGIDFYSGKVELSHDIRYNLTLDEIPERTYRHIVLTTEYLGNIKAIISEPTVIPKEGIPVVIILGGLEVDADIFRLIHDPGENIYVIFKYPYTPEYWYEGTPIVEIPVIRKSMLNVPAQVVALHKWVSKQPWTEKGRVTFAGFSFGAMFLPAIYHLADSHDEVLNPGVIAYAGADISDLLYMNMDKIDSPWRSIAALLGETAIYSIEPVRHLPYMNNEFLLINGTRDDQVSRYSWEKLHRMVPQPKTVVILDEGHMHPRKPELTKKLVKISREWLRERGLIN, from the coding sequence ATGAAAGTTTCACTCTTTGCAATTGCAAAAGTAATTTTACTCGGACTACTTTCCATCTTTTTGATACTTTTTCTAGTCTTTGGTAGCTGGGTACTTTGGGAGCGAAACCGTGATGCCCTGGCAGGCATCGATTTTTACTCTGGTAAAGTTGAACTCTCTCATGATATTAGATATAACCTAACACTAGATGAGATTCCTGAACGGACATACCGCCATATTGTTTTGACAACGGAATACCTGGGAAATATCAAAGCAATTATTTCTGAGCCGACAGTTATTCCTAAGGAAGGGATTCCTGTTGTCATTATTTTGGGTGGTCTTGAAGTAGATGCAGATATTTTTAGACTCATACATGATCCGGGAGAAAATATTTATGTCATCTTTAAATATCCTTACACACCGGAGTATTGGTATGAAGGCACACCAATTGTTGAGATCCCCGTGATTAGAAAATCGATGTTGAACGTACCGGCTCAAGTAGTGGCCTTACATAAATGGGTGTCCAAACAACCGTGGACAGAGAAAGGGCGTGTTACATTTGCAGGTTTTAGCTTTGGTGCGATGTTTTTACCAGCGATCTACCATCTGGCTGACAGCCATGATGAAGTACTAAATCCAGGTGTTATCGCCTATGCAGGTGCAGACATATCTGATCTTCTCTACATGAATATGGATAAAATTGATTCGCCATGGCGCTCAATTGCTGCATTGCTTGGTGAAACGGCTATCTATAGTATAGAACCAGTACGTCATTTACCCTATATGAATAATGAATTTCTTCTCATCAATGGTACAAGAGATGATCAGGTCTCAAGATACAGTTGGGAAAAGCTGCATCGAATGGTACCGCAGCCTAAAACGGTTGTGATTCTTGATGAAGGTCATATGCATCCACGTAAACCTGAATTGACAAAAAAATTAGTAAAGATCAGTAGGGAGTGGCTGAGAGAAAGAGGACTGATCAATTAG